A single window of Streptomyces aquilus DNA harbors:
- a CDS encoding ABC transporter substrate-binding protein, giving the protein MARHWRAGAAGMAILGLTLTACGGAKVGDDSAGGSGESGKCGTFNLAVNPWVGYEANAAVLAYVAENDLHCKVNQKDLKEEIAWQGFGTGEVDAVVENWGHDDLKKKYITGQKTAVEAGATGNEGLIGWYVPPWLAKAHPDILDYKNLNKYAANFKTSESGGKGQLLDGDPSYVTNDEALVKNLKLDFKVVYAGSETALIQAFRKAEKDKEWVIGYFYEPQWFMSEVPLKKVKLPAYKTGCDANAEKVACDYPVYKLDKIVSAKFAKSGSPAYDLVKNFTWTNDDQNTVAKYIAVDKMKPEDAAKKWVEANRSKVDAWIK; this is encoded by the coding sequence ATGGCAAGACACTGGCGGGCCGGCGCGGCCGGCATGGCGATACTCGGCCTCACCCTGACCGCCTGCGGCGGGGCGAAGGTCGGCGACGACAGCGCCGGCGGCTCGGGCGAGTCCGGCAAGTGCGGCACCTTCAACCTCGCGGTCAACCCGTGGGTCGGTTACGAGGCCAACGCGGCGGTCCTCGCCTACGTCGCCGAGAACGACCTCCACTGCAAGGTCAACCAGAAGGACCTCAAGGAGGAGATCGCCTGGCAGGGCTTCGGCACCGGTGAGGTCGACGCCGTCGTGGAGAACTGGGGCCACGACGACCTGAAGAAGAAGTACATCACCGGCCAGAAGACCGCCGTCGAGGCCGGCGCGACCGGCAACGAAGGCCTCATCGGCTGGTACGTGCCGCCGTGGCTGGCCAAGGCGCACCCCGACATCCTCGACTACAAGAACCTCAACAAGTACGCGGCCAACTTCAAGACCTCCGAGTCCGGCGGCAAGGGCCAGCTCCTCGACGGCGACCCGTCGTACGTCACCAACGACGAGGCGCTGGTGAAGAACCTCAAGCTCGACTTCAAGGTGGTGTACGCGGGCAGCGAGACCGCCCTCATCCAGGCCTTCCGCAAGGCGGAGAAGGACAAGGAATGGGTGATCGGCTACTTCTACGAGCCCCAGTGGTTCATGTCCGAGGTGCCGCTGAAGAAGGTCAAGCTCCCCGCGTACAAGACGGGTTGCGACGCGAACGCCGAGAAGGTCGCCTGCGACTACCCCGTGTACAAGCTGGACAAGATCGTCAGCGCGAAGTTCGCCAAGTCCGGCAGCCCCGCCTATGACCTGGTGAAGAACTTCACCTGGACGAACGACGACCAGAACACGGTCGCCAAGTACATCGCGGTGGACAAGATGAAGCCCGAGGACGCCGCGAAGAAGTGGGTCGAGGCCAACCGCTCGAAGGTCGACGCCTGGATCAAGTGA
- a CDS encoding ABC transporter permease: MTVAIEKPEKTESVGERAAPAKPERKVNRSMVVAAIFVVWLVLFVVLRGKQTLALAAADLTDLHRWFNDVNDSIGANRNSNPLFLYFFNEIRLVIDNLVTFVQGLISQPTGDRPVPQIGWLGVVGIVGYVSWAVGNWRVALLAVAGFTFLGLQGLWQESMDTLALTASAVLVALLFAIPLGVWAGLSDRFNAIVTPFLDLMQTMPTFVYLAPLTLFFQIGPASATTCTLIYAAPPTIRITAHAIRSVPETTVEAADSLGATRRQSLLKVLLPMSKRTVVMGVNQTIMAALAMVTIAALIDAPGLGKTVVQALQSLDVGTAFNAGLAIVVLAIVLDRVTTAASVREEAARGSGSRFLAWRRPLLGAGAAVTAVLIYLSHTYVWAAEFPGEGSLGSNIASAAGDATTWAQDNLSGLTNGFRDVLTNGLLNPFQTLLTDSPWWLVGAALVALGVVLGGRTAGITTAVCVGLLVGTGLWSDSMTTLASTVVATVLVMLLGIGFGVWMARSQLVDRLLRPTLDAAQVMPPFVYLVPFLALFGATRFTAIVAAVVYAAPVAMKIVADGVRNVPATTVEAATAAGCNTWQIITKVQLPMARSALTLATNQGLIYVLSMVVVGGLVGAGALGYDVVAGFSQGQLYGKGLAAGLAIVLLGVMFDRITQAAARRAGA, encoded by the coding sequence ATGACCGTCGCGATCGAGAAACCCGAGAAGACCGAGAGCGTCGGGGAACGGGCCGCTCCCGCGAAGCCCGAGCGCAAGGTCAACCGGTCCATGGTGGTGGCGGCGATCTTCGTCGTCTGGCTGGTCCTCTTCGTCGTGCTGCGCGGCAAGCAGACCCTCGCGCTGGCCGCGGCCGACCTGACCGACCTGCACCGGTGGTTCAACGACGTCAACGACTCGATCGGCGCGAACCGCAACTCCAACCCGCTCTTCCTGTACTTCTTCAACGAGATACGCCTGGTCATCGACAACCTGGTGACCTTCGTCCAGGGCCTGATCTCGCAGCCGACCGGCGACCGCCCGGTCCCGCAGATCGGCTGGCTCGGGGTCGTCGGCATCGTCGGCTATGTCTCCTGGGCCGTGGGCAACTGGCGGGTCGCGCTCCTCGCGGTGGCCGGCTTCACCTTCCTCGGGCTCCAGGGCCTGTGGCAGGAGAGCATGGACACCCTGGCGCTCACCGCCTCGGCCGTCCTCGTGGCGCTGCTGTTCGCGATCCCGCTGGGCGTGTGGGCGGGGCTGTCCGACCGGTTCAACGCGATCGTGACGCCCTTCCTGGACCTCATGCAGACGATGCCGACCTTCGTCTACCTGGCCCCGCTGACGCTGTTCTTCCAGATCGGCCCGGCCTCCGCCACGACCTGCACCCTGATCTACGCGGCCCCGCCGACGATCCGCATCACCGCGCACGCCATCCGCTCCGTACCGGAGACCACGGTCGAGGCCGCCGACTCGCTCGGCGCCACCCGGCGGCAGTCCCTCCTCAAGGTCCTGCTGCCGATGTCCAAGCGGACCGTGGTGATGGGCGTCAACCAGACGATCATGGCCGCGCTGGCCATGGTGACCATCGCCGCCCTGATCGACGCGCCCGGCCTCGGCAAGACCGTCGTCCAGGCACTCCAGTCGCTCGACGTCGGCACCGCCTTCAACGCGGGTCTGGCCATCGTCGTCCTGGCGATCGTGCTGGACCGGGTCACCACCGCCGCGAGCGTGCGCGAGGAGGCGGCCCGCGGTTCCGGCAGCCGGTTCCTCGCCTGGCGCCGGCCGCTGCTGGGGGCGGGCGCGGCGGTCACCGCCGTGCTGATCTACCTGTCGCACACCTATGTGTGGGCGGCCGAGTTCCCCGGCGAGGGCAGCCTGGGCAGCAACATCGCGAGCGCCGCCGGCGACGCCACCACCTGGGCGCAGGACAACCTCTCGGGTCTCACCAACGGCTTCCGCGACGTGCTCACCAATGGTCTGCTCAACCCGTTCCAGACGCTGCTCACCGACTCCCCGTGGTGGCTCGTCGGCGCCGCCCTCGTCGCGCTCGGCGTCGTCCTCGGCGGCCGGACCGCGGGCATCACCACCGCGGTCTGCGTGGGCCTGCTGGTCGGCACCGGCCTCTGGTCGGACAGCATGACGACCCTCGCCTCCACCGTCGTCGCCACCGTCCTCGTGATGCTGCTCGGCATCGGCTTCGGGGTCTGGATGGCACGCAGTCAACTGGTGGACCGGCTGCTGCGACCCACCCTCGACGCGGCGCAGGTCATGCCGCCGTTCGTCTACCTCGTGCCGTTCCTCGCACTGTTCGGCGCGACCCGCTTCACGGCGATCGTCGCGGCCGTCGTCTACGCCGCGCCCGTCGCCATGAAGATCGTCGCGGACGGGGTTCGGAACGTGCCCGCCACCACCGTGGAGGCGGCCACCGCGGCCGGGTGCAACACCTGGCAGATCATCACCAAGGTCCAGCTGCCGATGGCACGCAGCGCCCTGACCCTCGCCACCAACCAGGGCCTGATCTATGTGCTGTCGATGGTCGTGGTGGGCGGTCTGGTGGGCGCGGGCGCCCTCGGCTACGACGTCGTGGCCGGCTTCTCGCAGGGCCAGCTGTACGGGAAGGGGCTTGCCGCGGGGCTCGCCATCGTCCTTCTCGGAGTCATGTTCGACCGGATCACTCAGGCAGCGGCTCGCCGCGCCGGCGCATAA
- a CDS encoding GcvT family protein — protein sequence MAGPRVVIIGAGVVGAALADEISARGWTEVTVVDQGPLPATGGSSSHAPGLVFQTNSSKTMTELARYTVEKFCSLDVDGKPCFLQVGGLEVATTPERLAELHRRHGWITAWGIESRLLTADECVEQHPLVDRDKVLGGLLVPTDGLAKAVLAVEAQIRRATERGVRFLARHEVLDVLKADGEVTGVLTDQGEIPADIVVCCAGIWGPKIARMAGMNLPLTPLAHQLAWTGPVPALAGQTEEAVRPILRHQDADLYYRDRYDAIGIGYYGHRPMPISADDIRAFDDDAEMPSVLKFTEDDFEPAWAETQSLLPSTREAKIEEGINGLFSFTTDNFPLLGESPDVKGFWVAEAVWVTHSAGVGRAMAEWLVDGHCSSFDLHECDVNRFEPHQLSPEYVLARDCRNFEEVYDILHPLQPSGDPRPIRTSPFHARQQEHGAFFLEAKGWERPQWYEANAGLVAGRTIPTPNDWAARFWSPVVGAEAQATRETVAMYDMTALKRLEVSGPGAADLLERLCTGKVAKSVGSVTYTLLLDHDGGIRSDITVARLARDLFQVGANGNLDLDWFTRHLPADGTVQVRDITPGTCCIGLWGPLARKVLQPLTDEDFSNDGLKYFRAKRAYIGSVPVTAMRLSYVGELGWELYTTADQGQKLWDTLWQAAEPLGGVIAGRGAFNSLRLEKGYRSFGTDMTYEHDPYEAGVGFAVKLDKGDFIGKAALERRKSDVRRKLTCLTIADPHSVVLGKEPVYDGDRAVGYVTSAAYGYTIGKGIAYAWLPTELTTPGTTLHIGYFDQRVEAAVAEEPLFDPTMSRLRG from the coding sequence ATGGCGGGACCCCGAGTGGTGATCATCGGAGCGGGTGTCGTGGGTGCGGCACTCGCGGACGAGATCTCCGCACGCGGCTGGACCGAAGTGACGGTGGTCGACCAGGGCCCGCTGCCCGCCACCGGGGGCTCCTCGTCACACGCCCCGGGCCTGGTCTTCCAGACGAACTCCTCCAAGACCATGACCGAACTGGCCCGCTACACCGTCGAGAAGTTCTGCTCCCTCGACGTCGACGGCAAGCCCTGCTTCCTCCAGGTCGGCGGTCTGGAAGTCGCGACCACCCCGGAGCGCCTCGCGGAACTGCACCGCCGGCACGGCTGGATCACCGCCTGGGGCATCGAGTCCCGGCTGCTGACCGCCGACGAGTGCGTCGAGCAGCACCCGCTGGTCGACCGCGACAAGGTCCTCGGCGGCCTGCTGGTCCCGACCGACGGCCTCGCGAAGGCCGTCCTCGCCGTCGAGGCGCAGATCCGCCGCGCGACCGAGCGCGGCGTCCGCTTCCTCGCCCGCCACGAGGTCCTCGACGTCCTCAAGGCCGACGGCGAGGTCACCGGCGTCCTCACCGACCAGGGCGAGATCCCGGCCGACATCGTCGTGTGCTGCGCCGGCATCTGGGGCCCGAAGATCGCCCGCATGGCCGGGATGAACCTCCCGCTGACCCCGCTGGCCCACCAGCTCGCCTGGACCGGCCCCGTCCCCGCGCTCGCCGGCCAGACCGAGGAGGCGGTCCGCCCGATCCTGCGCCACCAGGACGCCGACCTCTACTACCGCGACCGCTACGACGCCATCGGCATCGGCTACTACGGCCACCGCCCGATGCCCATCTCCGCCGACGACATCCGCGCCTTCGACGACGACGCCGAGATGCCCTCCGTCCTGAAGTTCACCGAGGACGACTTCGAACCCGCCTGGGCCGAGACGCAGTCGCTGCTCCCCTCGACCCGCGAGGCGAAGATCGAGGAGGGCATCAACGGCCTGTTCTCGTTCACCACCGACAACTTCCCGCTCCTCGGCGAGTCCCCGGACGTCAAGGGCTTCTGGGTCGCCGAAGCCGTCTGGGTCACCCACTCCGCGGGCGTCGGCCGGGCGATGGCCGAATGGCTGGTCGACGGCCACTGCTCGTCCTTCGACCTGCACGAGTGCGACGTCAACCGCTTCGAGCCGCACCAGCTCTCCCCGGAGTACGTCCTGGCGCGCGACTGCCGGAACTTCGAAGAGGTCTACGACATCCTCCACCCCCTCCAGCCGTCCGGGGACCCGCGCCCGATCCGCACCAGCCCCTTCCACGCCCGCCAGCAGGAGCACGGCGCCTTCTTCCTGGAGGCGAAAGGCTGGGAGCGCCCGCAGTGGTACGAGGCCAACGCGGGTCTCGTCGCGGGCCGCACCATTCCCACCCCCAACGACTGGGCCGCCCGGTTCTGGTCGCCCGTCGTCGGCGCCGAGGCCCAGGCCACCCGCGAGACCGTCGCGATGTACGACATGACGGCCCTCAAGCGCCTGGAGGTGAGCGGCCCCGGCGCCGCCGACCTCCTGGAGCGGCTGTGCACCGGCAAGGTCGCCAAGTCCGTCGGCTCGGTCACGTACACCCTGCTCCTCGACCACGACGGCGGCATCCGCAGCGACATCACCGTCGCCCGCCTCGCCCGCGACCTCTTCCAGGTCGGCGCCAACGGCAACCTCGACCTCGACTGGTTCACCCGCCACCTCCCGGCCGACGGCACCGTCCAGGTCCGCGACATCACGCCCGGCACCTGCTGCATCGGCCTGTGGGGCCCGCTCGCCCGCAAGGTCCTCCAGCCGCTGACGGACGAGGACTTCAGCAACGACGGCCTGAAGTACTTCCGCGCCAAGCGCGCCTACATCGGCAGCGTTCCCGTCACCGCCATGCGCCTGTCCTACGTCGGCGAACTCGGCTGGGAGCTGTACACCACCGCCGACCAGGGCCAGAAACTCTGGGACACCCTGTGGCAGGCGGCGGAGCCCCTCGGCGGCGTCATCGCCGGCCGCGGCGCCTTCAACAGCCTCCGCCTGGAGAAGGGTTACCGCTCCTTCGGCACCGACATGACCTACGAGCACGACCCCTACGAGGCCGGCGTCGGCTTCGCCGTCAAGCTCGACAAGGGCGACTTCATCGGCAAGGCCGCCCTGGAACGCCGCAAGTCCGACGTACGGCGCAAGCTCACCTGCCTCACCATCGCCGACCCGCACTCGGTCGTCCTGGGCAAGGAGCCGGTCTACGACGGCGACCGCGCCGTCGGCTACGTCACCAGCGCCGCCTACGGCTACACGATCGGCAAGGGCATCGCCTACGCCTGGCTCCCGACGGAACTCACCACCCCCGGCACGACCCTGCACATCGGCTACTTCGACCAGCGCGTGGAGGCGGCTGTCGCCGAGGAGCCCCTGTTCGACCCGACCATGTCCCGTCTGCGCGGCTGA